In the genome of Vicia villosa cultivar HV-30 ecotype Madison, WI linkage group LG7, Vvil1.0, whole genome shotgun sequence, one region contains:
- the LOC131618933 gene encoding zinc finger BED domain-containing protein RICESLEEPER 2-like, with protein MDFVKKCRIVLRSNKSMKKQKDNPKKPPHGGVCVYVGAERQRFIIKIKILNHPLFKSLLEDVENEYGYGNNGPLWLPYEVNIFCEALMEIKSAMSDMGCNFHTVATTHYLEIPMYQENQCQRNTAKADYMSLFSSEKENLKSVLAFILGRVCLTSDVWITVTTQGYMTVTAHYVDKDWKLNSKLLSFCHLENAHTCLELSRKLLSALKHWGIDGKTFSLTSDNASLTDSMLNILKERLNLQDALLCKEGGFLSLDMCTRWNVTYIMLESAIRYRRAFISLSYDDKNYKICPSIEEWDRAMKICNLLAPFYDITNLIIGSSYITSYLYFMQVALIKMEVNRNLKTQDDVIKDMVTLALGNILDPPSKLDFLNFCFKKLDPSGYEDRVKKMKDGLYDLSDAYQNNIVTSISSRNNKSHSFGQPLGTTSFFKEYRQKKIQKILTDGKSKLAIYLDENCLNSDVDILQYWKLNSV; from the exons ATGGATTTCGTGAAGAAGTGTAGGATAGTATTGAGAAGCAACAAGAGCATGAAGAAGCAAAAagataatcctaaaaaaccacCACATGGTGGTGTTTGTGTCTATGTTGGAGCTGAGAGACAAAGATTCATAATaaagatcaaaatattgaatcatCCTTTGTTCAAGTCACTTCTAGAAGATGTTGAGAATGAATATGGATATGGAAACAATGGTCCTCTATGGCTTCCTTACGAAGTTAACATTTTCTGTGAAGCACTTATGGAGATAAAAAGTGCTATGAGTGACATGGGTTGCAATTTTCACACAGTAGCTACTACTCATTACTTGGAAATACCAATGTACCAAGAAAACCAATGCCAAAG AAACACTGCAAAAGCTGATTATATGAGTTTGTTTTCAAGTGAAAAAGAAAATCTAAAGAGTGTGTTAGCATTCATTCTTGGAAGAGTTTGTCTAACTTCAGATGTATGGATAACTGTAACAACACAAGGTTATATGACTGTCACCGCTCATTATGTTGATAAAGATTGGAAATTAAATAGCAAATTactttcattttgtcacttggaGAATGCACATACATGTTTGGAATTATCAAGAAAATTACTTAGTGCTTTGAAGCATTGGGGAATAGATGGTAAAACATTTTCACTCACATCGGATAATGCCTCTTTGACTGATAGCATGCTaaacattttgaaagagagaCTCAATTTGCAAGATGCTTTGCTATGTAAAG AAGGTGGATTCTTAAGTTTGGATATGTGTACTAGATGGAATGTTACATATATAATGCTTGAAAGTGCTATTAGGTATCGACGTGCATTCATTAGCTTGAGTTATGATGATAAAAACTACAAGATTTGTCCAAGCATTGAAGAATGGGATAGAGCAATGAAAATTTGTAATTTATTGGCTCCATTTTATGATATTACCAACTTAATTATTGGATCGTCTTACATAACCTCATACTTATACTTCATGCAAGTTGCACTTATAAAGATGGaagtgaatagaaatttgaaaacTCAAGATGATGTGATCAAAGATATGG TTACTCTTGCACTTGGAAATATTCTTGATCCACCATCAAAGTTGGACTTTTTGAACTTTTGCTTTAAGAAACTTGATCCAAGTGGCTATGAAGATAgggtaaagaaaatgaaggatggCTTGTATGATCTCTCTGATGCATATCAAAATAATATTGttacatcaatttcatcaagaaATAATAAATCTCACTCTTTTGGACAACCATTAGGCACTACATCATTTTTTAAG GAATATCGTCAAAAAAAGATACAAAAGATTTTAACTGATGGCAAATCCAAACTTGCAATATACTTGGATGAAAATTGTTTGAATAGTGATGTAGATATTCTTCAATATTGGAAATTAAATAGTGTCTGA
- the LOC131618934 gene encoding uncharacterized protein LOC131618934: MDKSWISKLHTTPEYEIGLDIFLDFAFKNVAVEDTIRCPCPMCRFLKPQTRSVVRDHLLCKPIPKNYVVWTLHGERKLPESSRNEDFVQDKFQSDNMMETMLNDAFGNYRQDAANLNETDPIALEDILNEGTRVDSGDFREFLNDGSQILQEESNYTKLEFIVKLYHIKVLCGLSDKAITMILDLLRDAFKQAKLPHSFYEAKKTINKLGLNYTKINACPNDCMLFLGDDEKELQACKHCGASRWNPKKKKKQAAKVLRYFPLKTRLQRLFMCSKTAEHMRWHALDNNNDGLLRHPRDGEAWKNFNLIHPEFASDHRNVRLGLASDSFNPFGTMNSKYSVWPVFLIPYNIPPWMWMRHTSFILSMIIPGKSSPGNSIDVYL, from the coding sequence ATGGATAAGTCTTGGATTTCAAAGCTACATACCACACCTGAATATGAAATTGGATTAGATATATTCTTAGATTTTGCTTTTAAAAATGTGGCTGTTGAAGATACAATACGATGTCCATGTCCGATGTGCAGGTTTTTGAAACCGCAAACTAGAAGTGTAGTTAGGGATCACTTACTATGCAAACCAATTCCCAAGAACTATGTCGTATGGACCCTTCACGGCGAGAGAAAACTTCCAGAGTCTTCTAGAAATGAAGACTTTGTGCAAGATAAGTTTCAATCGGATAATATGATGGAAACAATGCTCAATGATGCATTTGGTAACTATAGGCAAGATGCTGCTAATTTAAATGAAACAGATCCGATAGCTTTAGAAGATATACTAAATGAAGGGACAAGAGTTGATAGTGGTGATTTTCGCGAGTTTCTCAATGATGGAAGCCAAATATTGCAAGAAGAAAGCAATTACACAAAACTTGAATTTATAGTCAAATTATATCATATAAAGGTCTTGTGTGGATTAAGTGATAAAGCAATTACTATGATATTAGATTTGTTGAGAGACGCATTTAAACAAGCAAAGTTGCCTCATTCATTTTACGAGGCAAAGAAAACCATCAATAAACTCGGTCTTAATTATACAAAGATTAATGCATGTCCAAATGATTGTATGTTGTTCTTGGGAGATGACGAAAAAGAACTGCAAGCATGCAAGCATTGTGGAGCATCTCGATGGAATCCtaagaaaaagaagaagcagGCTGCAAAGGTGTTGCGTTACTTTCCACTAAAAACAAGATTACAAAGATTGTTCATGTGTTCTAAGACTGCAGAGCATATGAGATGGCATGCTTTGGACAATAACAATGATGGGCTATTAAGACATCCAAGGGATGGTGAAGCATGGAAGAACTTTAATTTAATTCATCCTGAATTTGCCTCAGATCATCGAAATGTTCGCTTGGGACTTGCCAGTGACAGTTTTAACCCATTTGGGACCATGAATTCTAAATATAGTGTTTGGCCAGTGTTCTTGATTCCATATAACATTCCTCCTTGGATGTGGATGAGACACACTTCATTCATCTTGTCAATGATCATTCCTGGAAAATCGAGTCCTGGAAATAGTATAGATGTTTACTTATAA